A stretch of Triticum aestivum cultivar Chinese Spring chromosome 1D, IWGSC CS RefSeq v2.1, whole genome shotgun sequence DNA encodes these proteins:
- the LOC123181386 gene encoding uncharacterized protein isoform X3, translating into MVSWSDGSDSSEHTRQYMSSDSDDGTIKVPASTEDSDFEGPETDMYVLCHGHGKAAERRVAFEGIHTGRRFLCCAEKEGKNCGLVEWIDPSWPTTLENALSKLWSMYEQSKMDRNEECLMHSFTVHDLTQEKKKLQASYEKLIEDVNALMDAQEQRAVIERKDAETTKLQEQYDTLKNIAAAQGTVIRNMKLKLAREKKNLQIHIDELKKTVEESNVKLEGIKAIING; encoded by the exons ATGGTGTCGTGGAGTGATGGGTCGGATAGCAGCGAGCACACCAGGCAGTACATGAGCTCAGATTCCGACGACGGCACCATTAAG GTTCCTGCTAGCACCGAAGACTCGGATTTCGAGGGCCCTGAGACAGATATGTATGTTTTGTGCCATGGACACGGGAAGGCAGCAGAAAGGCGTGTTGCTTTCGAAGGGATTCACACTGGCAGGAGGTTTCTTTGTTGTGCAGAGAAG GAAGGTAAAAACTGTGGACTAGTAGAATGGATTGATCCATCTTGGCCCACTACCCTTGAGAATGCACTGTCCAAGTTGTGGTCTATGTATGAACAGAGTAAGATGGACAGGAATGAGGAATGTCTGATGCATTCATTTACTGTTCATGACCTGACACAAGAGAAGAAGAAACTCCAGGCCAGCTATGAGAAGTTGATTGAAGATGTCAATGCACTTATGGATGCCCAGGAGCAGAGGGCAGTGATAGAAAGGAAAGATGCTGAAACAACCAAGTTGCAGGAGCAGTATGACACTTTGAAGAACATAGCAGCTGCTCAAGGTACTGTCATTAGGAACATGAAGTTGAAGCTAGCAAGAGAGAAGAAGAATTTGCAGATCCACATTGATGAGCTCAAGAAGACAGTTGAAGAGAGCAATGTGAAGCTGGAGGGGATCAAGGCCATCATAAATGGATAA